A region from the Oncorhynchus tshawytscha isolate Ot180627B linkage group LG26, Otsh_v2.0, whole genome shotgun sequence genome encodes:
- the LOC121841029 gene encoding collagen alpha-3(VI) chain-like — protein sequence MRDFVQRVVEKLNVGGDKDRVSVVQYGRDQEVHFYLNTYSTKGDILDIVRGLRHRRGRPLNTGAALQYVRDNVFTASSGSRSQEGVPQMLILLSSGRSNDNVDIPVSALKESGVLIFGIGNRNSSKEVQRIASDPSFSQSVSEFSDLPSVQDKFFSSLFTVHVGATTISPTVIVDLSIARKDVVFLLDGSDGTRNGFPEMRDFVQRVVEKLTVGENRDRVSVVQYSREPEVHFYLNTYTRKEEVVDTVRGLKHKGGRPLNTGAALQYVRDYVYAASSGSRRLESVPQILILINGGRSFDNVDEPASALKELGVLVFGIGTRSSDSRELQKISYDPSYALSVSEFTDLPNIQQQLLSAMNTAVIQDTTMPPTLIPTILVESQAPRRDVVFLLDGSDGTRSGFPAMRDFVQRVVETLSVDENKDRVAVVQYSRDPAAQFYLNTYTTKGEILNTVRGLRHKGGRPLNTGAALQYVRDNVFTASSGSRRLEGVPQLLILLSGGRSVDNVDTPASALKELGVLVFGIGTRSSDSRELQRISHDPSYALSVSDFTDLPSIQQQLLSSVEAVVIDVTPESPTVLVDHDTARKDVVFLLDGSDGTRNGFPAMRDFVQRVVEKLNVGGDKDRVSVVQYGRDQEVHFYLNTYSTKGDILDIVRGLRHRRGRPLNTGAALQYVRDNVFTASSGSRSQEGVPQMLILLSSGRSNDNVDIPVSALKESGVLIFGIGNRNSSKEVQRIASDPSFSQSVSEFSDLPSVQDKFFSSLFTVHVGATTISPTVIVDLSIARKDVVFLLDGSDGTRNGFPEMRDFVQRVVEKLTVGENRDRVSVVQYSREPEVHFYLNTYTRKEEVVDTVRGLKHKGGRPLNTGAALQYVRDYVYAASSGSRRLESVPQILILINGGRSFDNVDEPASALKELGVLVFGIGTRSSDSRELQKISYDPSYALSVSEFTDLPNIQQQLLSAMNTAVIQDTTMPPTLIPTILVESQAPRRDVVFLLDGSDGTRSGFPAMRDFVQRVVETLSVDENKDRVAVVQYSRDPAAQFYLNTYTTKGEILNTVRGLRHKGGRPLNTGAALQYVRDNVFTASSGSRRLEGVPQLLILLSGGRSVDNVDTPASALKELGVLVFGIGTRSSDSRELQRISHDPSYALSVSDFTDLPSIQQQLLSSVEAVVIDVTPESPTVLGMCYHCELRVRMC from the exons ATGCGTGATTTTGTTCAGAGAGTAGTAGAGAAACTCAATGTGGGAGGAGACAAAGACCGCGTTTCTGTAGTCCAGTACGGTAGAGATCAAGAAGTTCATTTCTATCTGAACACATACAGCACGAAGGGCGACATTCTTGACATCGTCAGAGGTCTGAGGCACAGAAGAGGTAgacccctcaacactggggcagcCCTCCAGTATGTAAGGGACAACGTCTTTACTGCCTCCTCAGGAAGCAGAAGTCAAGAGGGTGTCCCTCAGATGCTGATACTGCTGAGTAGCGGGAGGTCCAATGATAACGTTGATATACCTGTTTCTGCCCTCAAAGAGAGCGGAGTCTTGATCTTTGGCATTGGAAACAGAAATTCTAGCAAAGAGGTTCAAAGGATTGCCTCTGACCCCAGTTTTTCCCAGTCTGTTTCTGAATTCTCGGACCTCCCCAGCGTCCAGGATAAGTTTTTCTCCTCACTCTTTACTGTACACGTTGGCGCCACAACAATTTCCCCAACAGTCATAG TGGACCTAAGCATCGCCAGAAAGGATGTAGTATTCTTGCTGGATGGTTCTGATGGCACTAGGAATGGCTTCCCAGAAATGCGTGACTTTGTTCAAAGAGTAGTGGAGAAACTCACTGTAGGGGAGAACAGAGATCGAGTCTCTGTGGTACAGTATAGCAGAGAACCAGAGGTCCACTTCTATCTGAACACTTACACAAGAAAAGAAGAGGTTGTTGACACCGTAAGAGGGCTGAAGCACAAAGGAGGGAGACCCCTCAACACTGGAGCAGCTCTCCAGTATGTCAGGGACTACGTCTATGCTGCCTCCTCTGGAAGTAGGCGacttgaaagtgttccacagatTCTAATACTGATAAATGGTGGAAGGTCCTTTGACAATGTAGATGAACCCGCTTCTGCTCTCAAGGAGCTTGGTGTCTTGGTGTTTGGAATTGGAACAAGGAGCTCTGATAGCAGAGAGTTACAGAAGATATCCTATGACCCCAGTTATGCTCTCTCCGTGTCTGAATTCACTGACCTCCCCAACATCCAACAGCAGCTTCTTTCTGCCATGAACACTGCCGTTATACAGGACACAACCATGCCACCAACACTAATACCAACAATACTAG TTGAGAGTCAGGCTCCCAGGAGGGATGTTGTGTTCTTGCTGGATGGTTCTGATGGCACTAGGAGTGGATTCCCAGCCATGCGTGACTTTGTTCAAAGAGTGGTGGAGACACTCAGTGTGGATGAGAACAAAGATCGCGTTGCGgtggtccagtacagtagagatcCAGCCGCCCAATTCTAtctgaacacatacacaacaaaggGAGAGATTCTCAACACTGTAAGAGGTCTGAGACACAAAGGCGGGAGACCTCTCAACACTGGAGCAGCTCTCCAGTACGTGAGGGACAATGTCTTTACTGCCTCCTCCGGAAGCAGACGCTTGGAAGGCGTTCCACAGCTACTGATTCTGTTGAGTGGTGGAAGGTCCGTTGACAATGTTGACACGCCAGCCTCTGCTCTGAAGGAGCTTGGGGTTTTGGTCTTTGGAATTGGAACAAGGAGCTCTGATAGCAGAGAATTGCAGAGAATATCACATGATCCCAGTtacgctctgtctgtctcagacTTTACTGACCTTCCGAGCATCCAGCAGCAACTTCTGTCCTCGGTGGAGGCAGTGGTTATTGATGTTACTCCAGAATCACCAACAGTTTTAG TTGATCATGACACCGCCAGAAAGGATGTGGTattccttctggatggttctgatgGCACAAGGAATGGATTCCCAGCAATGCGTGATTTTGTTCAGAGAGTAGTAGAGAAACTCAATGTGGGAGGAGACAAAGACCGCGTTTCTGTAGTCCAGTACGGTAGAGATCAAGAAGTTCATTTCTATCTGAACACATACAGCACGAAGGGCGACATTCTTGACATCGTCAGAGGTCTGAGGCACAGAAGAGGTAgacccctcaacactggggcagcCCTCCAGTATGTAAGGGACAACGTCTTTACTGCCTCCTCAGGAAGCAGAAGTCAAGAGGGTGTCCCTCAGATGCTGATACTGCTGAGTAGCGGGAGGTCCAATGATAACGTTGATATACCTGTTTCTGCCCTCAAAGAGAGCGGAGTCTTGATCTTTGGCATTGGAAACAGAAATTCTAGCAAAGAGGTTCAAAGGATTGCCTCTGACCCCAGTTTTTCCCAGTCTGTTTCTGAATTCTCGGACCTCCCCAGCGTCCAGGATAAGTTTTTCTCCTCACTCTTTACTGTACACGTTGGCGCCACAACAATTTCCCCAACAGTCATAG TGGACCTAAGCATCGCCAGAAAGGATGTAGTATTCTTGCTGGATGGTTCTGATGGCACTAGGAATGGCTTCCCAGAAATGCGTGACTTTGTTCAAAGAGTAGTGGAGAAACTCACTGTAGGGGAGAACAGAGATCGAGTCTCTGTGGTACAGTATAGCAGAGAACCAGAGGTCCACTTCTATCTGAACACTTACACAAGAAAAGAAGAGGTTGTTGACACCGTAAGAGGGCTGAAGCACAAAGGAGGGAGACCCCTCAACACTGGAGCAGCTCTCCAGTATGTCAGGGACTACGTCTATGCTGCCTCCTCTGGAAGTAGGCGacttgaaagtgttccacagatTCTAATACTGATAAATGGTGGAAGGTCCTTTGACAATGTAGATGAACCCGCTTCTGCTCTCAAGGAGCTTGGTGTCTTGGTGTTTGGAATTGGAACAAGGAGCTCTGATAGCAGAGAGTTACAGAAGATATCCTATGACCCCAGTTATGCTCTCTCCGTGTCTGAATTCACTGACCTCCCCAACATCCAACAGCAGCTTCTTTCTGCCATGAACACTGCCGTTATACAGGACACAACCATGCCACCAACACTAATACCAACAATACTAG TTGAGAGTCAGGCTCCCAGGAGGGATGTTGTGTTCTTGCTGGATGGTTCTGATGGCACTAGGAGTGGATTCCCAGCCATGCGTGACTTTGTTCAAAGAGTGGTGGAGACACTCAGTGTGGATGAGAACAAAGATCGCGTTGCGgtggtccagtacagtagagatcCAGCCGCCCAATTCTAtctgaacacatacacaacaaaggGAGAGATTCTCAACACTGTAAGAGGTCTGAGACACAAAGGCGGGAGACCTCTCAACACTGGAGCAGCTCTCCAGTACGTGAGGGACAATGTCTTTACTGCCTCCTCCGGAAGCAGACGCTTGGAAGGCGTTCCACAGCTACTGATTCTGTTGAGTGGTGGAAGGTCCGTTGACAATGTTGACACGCCAGCCTCTGCTCTGAAGGAGCTTGGGGTTTTGGTCTTTGGAATTGGAACAAGGAGCTCTGATAGCAGAGAATTGCAGAGAATATCACATGATCCCAGTtacgctctgtctgtctcagacTTTACTGACCTTCCGAGCATCCAGCAGCAACTTCTGTCCTCGGTGGAGGCAGTGGTTATTGATGTTACTCCAGAATCACCAACAGTTTTAGGTATGTGTTATCACTGTGAATTAAGAGTCAGGATGTGTTAG